CAACATCCGCCGTTAGGCATATTTGAGAAATAAGCCATGAAGAATAATAAAACAGATGAATTCTACGATATTGCACTTTCATTTGCTGGAGAAGATAGGAAGTATGTTGAAGAAGTTGCAAATCTTCTTAGATCAAGAAAAGTAAACGTATTCTATGATCAATTCAAAAAGGTAGATCTTTGGGGCAAAGATCTTTATCAATATCTTAGCGAGATATATCAGAATAAGGCTGTTTATACTGTTATTTTTATTTCCAAGCATTACAAAAGTAAACGCTGGGCAAATCACGAGCTAAAAAGTGCACAGGCCCGTGCATTAGAAGAAAATGAGGAATATATATTGCCTGTTAGATTCGATGAGACCGAGGTACCTGGGATTAGAAAAACAACAGGATATGTAGATTTAAACTCAACAACTCCAGAGGAATTAACCTCTATGATCTGTCAAAAACTTGATAATATAGCGAAGTATTTTACAGATCTAAGGTATATAGACGATATTAGTTCCCTATACGAGTTTTCTTTAAATAAGCTTTTAGCAATTATAGGGTGGTGCTATAGAAATAGAAAATATCAAGAGGTGATTAAGTTAATCAAAAAAATAGATTTCTACCTTCAGAAGAAGATGCAGTGGACAAAAAGGAAAAAGTATCTATATATGGCTCTTGAGGCTGCAAATAATTTAGGGCAAAAAAGTCTAATTGTTGAGTTTAAGGGAAATATCACAACAATAGCTATGCATCAGGGGGATTTTGATGAATCGTTTAAACTCTGTAAAGAAATCGTTGATATTGCAGAAAAACATCATGATAATAATGAGCTCTTTTATGCGTATCATGCTATAGGGAGAGTTTATGAAGCAAAAGAGGATTATGAAAAGGCTAAGGACTTTTATAAGAAGGCACTGAATATATCAAGAAACTTCTTATCTCAGAGAAGCTCATCAAACACGATTCATGAGTTGGCAGTGGTCATGTATCGAATGGGAGAATATAAAAAAGCTGAGGAACTTTATAAAGAGGCTATAGAAATTGCAAATATGACAGGTTTTGATTTCATTAAAGCATGCAGTTTACATGGGCTTGGACTCCTTTATCAATATAAAAGCTCTGGAATGCAAAATATAGAGATGGCTGAAGACTATTATAATAAGAGT
The bacterium DNA segment above includes these coding regions:
- a CDS encoding tetratricopeptide repeat protein — its product is MKNNKTDEFYDIALSFAGEDRKYVEEVANLLRSRKVNVFYDQFKKVDLWGKDLYQYLSEIYQNKAVYTVIFISKHYKSKRWANHELKSAQARALEENEEYILPVRFDETEVPGIRKTTGYVDLNSTTPEELTSMICQKLDNIAKYFTDLRYIDDISSLYEFSLNKLLAIIGWCYRNRKYQEVIKLIKKIDFYLQKKMQWTKRKKYLYMALEAANNLGQKSLIVEFKGNITTIAMHQGDFDESFKLCKEIVDIAEKHHDNNELFYAYHAIGRVYEAKEDYEKAKDFYKKALNISRNFLSQRSSSNTIHELAVVMYRMGEYKKAEELYKEAIEIANMTGFDFIKACSLHGLGLLYQYKSSGMQNIEMAEDYYNKSLEIKKKLDDQEEIARTEYQLADLYYESGKYKDALNLIKHCVEVFEKTESRYLGQARALMLQISEKCG